Within the Pseudobythopirellula maris genome, the region ATGTACTCGACCAAGGGCGGGTTGGGCACCAGTTCGCCGCTGCGGTCGCGGCTGAGGATGCTCGCCAGGTCGAAGCGGAAGCCGTCGATGTGGTAGTTGTAGACCCAGTGCCGGAGGCAATGGAAAATCATCTCCCGAACGATCGGGTGGTTGCTGTTCACCGTGTTGCCGCAGCCGGAGTAGTTCTTGTAGGAACCGTCCGCGTTGAGCATGTAGTAAACGCTGTTCTCCAGGCCCTTGAACGTGAAGGTGGGTCCCTCCTCGTTGCCCTCGGAGGTGTGGTTGAACACGACATCGAGGATCACCTCGATGCCGGCCGCGTGCAGTTCGCGGACCATCTCCTTGAACTCACGGACCTGGGCTCCCGGCTCCGCCGAATCGGCGTAGCCGCGGTGCGGCGCGAAGAACGCCATCGGGTCGTAGCCCCAGTAGTTGCCGCGCGTCGACTTCTGACCGTTCGACTCGTTGGTCGGGAACTCGTGCACCGGCATCAACTCGACGGCCGTCACGCCGAGCGACTTGAGGTACGGGATCTTCTCGATCACGCCCAAGTAGGTGCCGGGCCGCTCGGCGCCGCTGGTCGGGCTGCGCGTGAAGCCGCGCACGTGCATCTCGTAGATGACCGTGTCCGAGAGAGGGCGCCGCAGGTGGCGGCCACCCTGCCAGTCGAAGTGGTCGTCGATCACCACGCACTTGGGCGGCCGCGAAACGCCGTCGCTGCCGGCCTGGAACTCGCCCACGAGCGCCTTGGCGAACGGATCGATCAACCGCGCGTGGGGATCGAACCGGTGCCCGCGGTCGGGGTCGAAGGGGCCGTCCGCCTGGAAGTGGTACAACTCGCCCGCCGTGAGACCCGGAACGAAAACGCTCCAGATGTCGCCCCAACGGTTGGTGTCGGGGTTGCACTCGATCGAGCGGTACGGCTCGCGGTCGTTCGCCTTCTTGTACAGCAGCACGCGCATCGCAGTCGCGCTGCGGCTGTACACGACGAACTGCACGCCATCCTCACGCAGGATCGCCCCATACGGGAGCGGGTAGCTGAACTGCGGAGTGGGAGGCTTTGCGGCGGTTGCGAAGCTGGGTTGTTTAGCCATCACGGGGCCCGAAGAACGGGCGAGGTAAGACGTGGCGCCTGTGTCGATCATAAGCTCCGGAGGCCTTGTCGTGTTGCGGTGCATTTGAGAACGTCAAAAAGCCTCCCCCGCGGGGAAACAACGCGACGCTCCATTTGCTTCGGCAACCGCGAGCCGGAAACTGCGATCCGAGTGAATCGTACCTTACTCCTTCTCGGGCCCCTATCCTCCGAACAGACCGGGCGACCGGGTCGCCGGGAGCGGTCGGCGCCTGGCGCGCCATGGTTGCCTTCTGAACGACCACCGGCGGCTCGTTGACACGCGTACAGCAGCGCCCCTAGAATCCTCGTCGACGCCCCCCTGATTGAATCGAAACGGAGCCCCCCAGGGGGAGAGATAAGCCCTATGGCGAAGGCCACCTACAAGGACGCCGGCGTCGACTTGGACGTCTACCAGCAGTCGATGTCGCGGCTTCCCCGGCTGATGCGCCGCACCCACACGCCGCGCGTCATGCCCCTGGAGGGCGGGTTCGCCGGGTTGTTCCAGCTCGACTTTGCGGGAAAACTCTTCGCGAGGAATTACCGCAATCCGGTCATGGTGGCCTGCACCGACGGGGTCGGCACCAAGCTGAAGGTCGCCCAGCTGGCCGGCCGGCACGACACGGTGGGGATCGACCTGGTGGCGATGTGCGCCAACGACGCCCTCTGCTGCGGCGCCGAACCGCTCTTTTTTCTCGACTACGTGGCGATGGGCCGCGACGATCCCGACCGGCTCGAACAGATCGTCGCCGGCATTTCCGAAGGGTGCGTGCAGGCCGATTCGGCGCTCATCGGCGGTGAGACCGCCATCATGCCCGACCTGTACGGCGTGGACGACTACGACCTCGCCGGTTTCTCCGTCGGCGTGGTGGAACGCGATCGGCTGATCGACGGCTCGAAGATCGGCCCCGGCGACGTGGTCCTCGGCGTCGAATCGAGCGGCCTGCACTCGAACGGCTTTAGCCTGGCGCGGAAGGTCGTGTTCGAACTTGCTGGGCTCACGGGCGACGACACGGTCGAGGAGTGCGGCGGCGCCACGGTGGCCGATCTCCTGCTCGAGCCCACCCGGATCTACGTGCGGCCGATGGCCAAATTGCTCGCCCACTACCGCCGCAAGCAGGTGGTGCACGGCGTGGCGCACATCACGGGCGGTGGGTTGCGGGAGAACCTGGAGCGGATCTTGCCGCCCGGCGCCAAGCTGCGGCTCGACGACGACAGCTGGCCCGTGCCGCCGGTGTTCCGCTGGATCCAGCGCCTCGGCGACGTGGAGCCCGCCGAGATGGCCCGCGTGTTCAACATGGGCCTGGGGCTCGCGCTGGTGGTGAGCGAGCACTTCGCCGACAGCCTGGGCAAACAGCTTGCGGACCAGGGCCTCGCCAGCTGGCAAGTCGGACGCATCGAGCAGCGATAAGGTGGCCCCTCCGTGGCTCGCAAGAAGTGAACCACGACGGCACGACGAGCACGACGTGACGTAAATCACCAACCAAGCACGCTGGGGCGACTGCTCTCAAGCCGTGGTCTCAACCCGATTGGCTTCGCTCCAATCGCTTCGTCGTGATCGTCGTGGTTTCTCTTCAGCGCATAAAAAAGCCGCGTCCGACGATCTCCCGCACAGGCATCCGATGCCTAGCGTTCGCTCCCTCCAGCTGACTTGCACCCCGTCCGCTGACAACGGTCGGGAAGTTAATGAGGCGGCGGCGGGTCGTCGCAGGACGCGGCTCTCGTGTTAAGTTGGATCCTTAAGGCGGGTCATCCGGCTAGCTCATCGAACA harbors:
- the glgX gene encoding glycogen debranching protein GlgX; its protein translation is MIDTGATSYLARSSGPVMAKQPSFATAAKPPTPQFSYPLPYGAILREDGVQFVVYSRSATAMRVLLYKKANDREPYRSIECNPDTNRWGDIWSVFVPGLTAGELYHFQADGPFDPDRGHRFDPHARLIDPFAKALVGEFQAGSDGVSRPPKCVVIDDHFDWQGGRHLRRPLSDTVIYEMHVRGFTRSPTSGAERPGTYLGVIEKIPYLKSLGVTAVELMPVHEFPTNESNGQKSTRGNYWGYDPMAFFAPHRGYADSAEPGAQVREFKEMVRELHAAGIEVILDVVFNHTSEGNEEGPTFTFKGLENSVYYMLNADGSYKNYSGCGNTVNSNHPIVREMIFHCLRHWVYNYHIDGFRFDLASILSRDRSGELVPNPPLVEYIAEDPMLADTKIIAEAWDAAGAYQVGSFANGRWAEWNGAYRDNVRRYWRGDLGMTGPMATRLAGSSDLYQSSGRKPYHSINFITSHDGYSLNDLVSYERKHNLANGEGNRDGDNNSYSANYGVEGPTRRVPIRRLRKRQAKNMMATLLLSQGVPMIVAGDEALRTQRGNNNAYCQDNALSWFDWRLTQRNAEMLRFSEALIALRLHQPTLRRAKFLTGASEGHGALPDVSWYGTDGETVDWNHTFHSLTCVLGTAGLDDDKARHVMILMHSGGKPQEFHAPKTVRGLTWRLAIDTIAEPPHDVFVDTPGPVLNTSQPIQMDHHTLKCYIASE
- the purM gene encoding phosphoribosylformylglycinamidine cyclo-ligase, translated to MAKATYKDAGVDLDVYQQSMSRLPRLMRRTHTPRVMPLEGGFAGLFQLDFAGKLFARNYRNPVMVACTDGVGTKLKVAQLAGRHDTVGIDLVAMCANDALCCGAEPLFFLDYVAMGRDDPDRLEQIVAGISEGCVQADSALIGGETAIMPDLYGVDDYDLAGFSVGVVERDRLIDGSKIGPGDVVLGVESSGLHSNGFSLARKVVFELAGLTGDDTVEECGGATVADLLLEPTRIYVRPMAKLLAHYRRKQVVHGVAHITGGGLRENLERILPPGAKLRLDDDSWPVPPVFRWIQRLGDVEPAEMARVFNMGLGLALVVSEHFADSLGKQLADQGLASWQVGRIEQR